A window of Malania oleifera isolate guangnan ecotype guangnan chromosome 2, ASM2987363v1, whole genome shotgun sequence genomic DNA:
TTAttcaatatattatatattatctaCCAATTTCTAGTTAGCGTATATGGAAATGTATCTTTAAAAAGTGGGTTCATTCTTTGAGATGCCTCAAATGCCCACACTTCTCTCACACTTAATTTTAATTGTGAACAAGCCTTCATTTTAGGTATGAGTGTGGAGTTGTCAAACAGAGCCTTGCTCCAGGAAATAATAGGAAATTATCAGTtatatgtgtttgtgtgtgtgtgtgtgtgtgtgtgtgtgtgtgtagggaGAAGTAACCCGAATTCCTAGTCCTGGAGAGCTTCTCTGTAGACCACAGTATTATTCTAAAATGTTTGTTAAAATACTTATAATTGTTGAGAAAGGCTCATGTTGGTTGCTGTTGTTTAAGCAATGCAATCATCCTTCTTACATATGCCAAATTCGTATCAAGATCTGTGAAATATTATATGTTAACGCATGGTTATAACACACCAAATTTCAAACCAGAAACAATGTGGCAAACTAGGATGTCCCAAGTTGATGTTCTCGATTGCATTGTTTGACCTGTAGTGTTGTACTAAGAGCAGAAATTTACAGTCATCTCTAAGGGAAGATGTCATGGTTTCCATTCgtatttcttcctttttattcctaaaatgTCCTTTTTCTTAtatgagtttggaattaaaataaaCTCCTCTATTAGTGGGCAAATATGAGTCATAACTTCCATGCGTGCCTGTGGCTAGTAACATATAAAAATAATGTGTTGAAAAGTTGAGATGTagaatatgaaaaatgaaatgaGGATTCACTGAGGGTTGGTCCTACATTTGATTTATGGCATCTTACTTTTTAACTATCTTTATTTTCCTGTTGCGGGGAAAGTGTTCCTTTGATAAGAttccttttaatgaattttatcaTCTGCTTTGTGTGTCACTATTTGATGTGTATCTCTGCCTGTTCAGCTGAAAGAAAACGGCGTGCTGAAGAGGCGCATCATGCTGCTACAGCAAATGGTACCAGCACACAGAATAATGGGGCCCCAACTGTAAGTTTATTGCTTTTATACTTCACGGTTATTGAACCGCCTCTCTCTTTTGTCCTCTCTCCCCTCCCCCCCGGCTGAGGGATCGTGGAATAGaacatttattttaataatttctttggaagaataaaaaaaaatacatttaggTTTCTTTCTGGTGATTTTTTCTTACTAGTAAAGTTCCATGGACGAGAGAAATTTTTGCAAGGAAAAAAAGTTATGTTTATAGGATTCCAGAGCATGCTGGAAACTTATAACCATAATTTTCTATTGGAGTACACCGACTTGGATTTGATTCATGTCTGTCATTTGTATATCATTATGAAAAGGAGAGTTCGAAGGGCTCCTTCTGTATCAGCTGTTGTAATGTAAACTATGGTTGTCTTCTGTTTTAAGGGCTCTTTCCGTCCGGGTGCACAAGAAGCAGCTGCTGTCCCGAACAACATACTCTTTGTACAGAATTTGCCCCACCAGACTACAACTATGATGCTGCAAGTTTTATTCCAACAATACCCGGGTTTCAGAGAAGTCCGAATGATCGAAGCAAAGCCCGGGATTGCTTTTGTAGAATTTGATGATGATGTGCAGTCCTCGATGGCCATGGACGCCCTCCAGGGTTTCAAGATCACCCCTCACAATCCCATGTCCATCTCTTATGCCAAGAAGTGACCAATCCTTCCTTCATGCCAAATGTTTTTTTGCTTCTTATCGCCTTTGTATTGCCCGGGAAATGTAATTGAAAGCCATAACCATGTAGATTTTTCTGAGAGAACTAATTGGGAAGCTGTTCTTGATAATTTATTTGACTTCAGATGAAGTATTCAACCAGCTAATTTGTTAAAACTTGAAGAaaagtttgattttattttttggtcCCGAGTATTCGGATCTTGTTTTGGGCATACCAATTGGTGTGTGAATCAAAGCAATGGTCAATGGCCACTTAGGAAGGTAAAATTTGTGTACATCATGAACCGTTTGGTTGAAGGTGAACTATTTATTATGgaaaatagttttttattttcctttattttatatGGTACATAAAAGAGGGAAATGCATACAAACATAATAAGGGGAAATATTAAATGGAAAAGACtcctataatattttttttttcaaataatcaaagaataacttattttcttgaaatatgtttttatttttagttgaaaaatatgatttatccAACGGCACTAACTCATTGGGAAAGTGAAatcatgaattttcattttttttttttcattaatgtGCAACTCT
This region includes:
- the LOC131148913 gene encoding U2 small nuclear ribonucleoprotein B''-like, with the protein product MLSADIPPNQTIYIKNLNEKVKKEELKRSLYALFSQYGRILDVVALKTPKLRGQAWVVFSEVTAASGAVRQMQNFPFYDKPMRIQYAKTKSDCVAKADGSFVPREKKKKQEEKAERKRRAEEAHHAATANGTSTQNNGAPTGSFRPGAQEAAAVPNNILFVQNLPHQTTTMMLQVLFQQYPGFREVRMIEAKPGIAFVEFDDDVQSSMAMDALQGFKITPHNPMSISYAKK